Proteins encoded together in one Desulfovibrio intestinalis window:
- the recD2 gene encoding SF1B family DNA helicase RecD2, with the protein MKEMSLLQDPDAVELTGTIERVIFHNEENGYTVLRLMPASVNSSGGDGGLTRPRDSVGCVGHMVNPQAGVQMKLAGRWVNNARFGRQVEFSHSEEMMPATSEGIRLYLASGLIKGVGDEMATRIVKAFGTDTIRVLDEEPERLLKVRGVGKKSLDRIRTSWAEHRGIRDLLLFLQPHGITPAYAVRIYRAYGADALNIVRENPYRLAMDIHGIGFVTADAAARKLGFEHDHPLRIQAGTLYVLQKATDDGNVYLPEAALMQAVCAQLGVDEDLVSDALTTLESDERIVREDMDMPGADGDAASCQPETGVYLRRYFHCESKTAFYLQRLLNSPKSIRFENADATVNKVVEQLDIGLAPEQLEAVRMAARSKVMVLTGGPGTGKTTIINAIIKLFAEVRARILLAAPTGRAAKRMAETSGREACTIHRLLEYSPKEDGFARNEDSPLACGLLVVDEASMMDTLLFYHLLKAVPLGATLVLVGDVHQLPSVGPGNVLGDVISSGVVPVVELTEIFRQSAESEIICNAHLINRGEVPSLESSKDRLSDFYFIHQNDPEKAADLMVDLVRNHIPRRFGFDAVNDIQVLTPMHKGAVGAGQMNARLQEALNPNGLEVRRGDRAFRLHDKVMQIRNNYDKDVFNGDMGRISFLDLTDRTLSVTFDDRVVPYEFDELDELAPAYAISIHKSQGSEYPAVVIPIMMQHYMLLQRNLIYTGATRGKKLVILVGESRALHMAVKNNKTRKRYTRLAERLRPC; encoded by the coding sequence ATGAAGGAAATGTCTCTGCTGCAAGACCCGGATGCCGTCGAACTCACCGGCACCATTGAACGCGTGATTTTTCACAACGAGGAAAACGGCTATACCGTCCTGCGTCTTATGCCCGCCAGCGTCAACAGCTCCGGCGGCGATGGCGGCCTTACCCGCCCGCGAGATTCCGTGGGTTGCGTGGGGCATATGGTCAATCCGCAGGCAGGGGTGCAAATGAAGCTTGCTGGCCGCTGGGTCAACAATGCCCGGTTTGGCCGTCAGGTTGAGTTCAGCCACTCTGAAGAAATGATGCCCGCCACCAGCGAGGGCATACGTCTTTATCTTGCCTCCGGCCTTATCAAGGGCGTCGGCGATGAAATGGCCACGCGCATCGTCAAGGCATTTGGCACCGACACCATCCGCGTGCTGGACGAAGAGCCGGAACGCCTGCTCAAGGTGCGTGGTGTGGGCAAAAAGAGTCTGGACCGCATCCGCACGTCCTGGGCCGAGCACCGGGGCATACGCGATCTGCTGCTTTTTTTGCAACCCCACGGCATTACCCCGGCCTACGCCGTGCGCATCTACCGTGCCTACGGGGCAGACGCCCTGAACATCGTGCGCGAAAATCCGTACCGTCTGGCAATGGATATTCACGGCATCGGCTTTGTCACGGCTGACGCTGCGGCGCGCAAACTGGGCTTTGAGCACGACCACCCCCTGCGCATTCAGGCGGGCACCCTCTATGTGCTGCAAAAAGCTACGGACGACGGCAACGTGTACCTGCCGGAAGCAGCCCTCATGCAGGCCGTGTGCGCCCAGTTGGGTGTGGATGAAGACCTTGTGAGCGATGCCCTGACCACTCTTGAGTCTGACGAACGCATCGTGCGCGAAGATATGGATATGCCCGGCGCCGACGGAGACGCTGCGTCCTGCCAGCCGGAAACCGGCGTGTATTTGCGGCGCTATTTTCACTGCGAATCCAAGACGGCCTTTTACCTGCAACGCCTGCTGAACTCACCCAAGTCCATACGCTTTGAAAACGCCGACGCCACTGTGAACAAGGTGGTGGAACAACTGGACATCGGCCTTGCGCCCGAGCAGCTTGAAGCCGTACGCATGGCCGCCCGCAGCAAGGTTATGGTGCTCACTGGCGGGCCGGGTACGGGCAAAACCACCATTATCAATGCCATCATAAAACTGTTCGCCGAAGTGCGCGCCCGCATTCTGCTGGCGGCCCCCACGGGGCGCGCCGCCAAGCGCATGGCCGAAACCTCTGGGCGCGAGGCCTGCACTATCCACCGCCTGCTGGAATACAGCCCCAAGGAAGACGGCTTCGCCCGCAATGAAGACAGCCCCCTGGCCTGCGGTCTGCTGGTGGTGGACGAAGCGTCCATGATGGACACCCTGCTCTTCTATCATCTGCTCAAAGCCGTACCTCTGGGCGCGACCCTTGTGCTTGTGGGCGACGTGCATCAGCTGCCCTCTGTAGGGCCGGGCAACGTGCTGGGCGACGTTATTTCCTCTGGCGTGGTGCCCGTGGTGGAGCTGACAGAAATCTTCCGACAGTCTGCGGAAAGCGAAATCATCTGCAACGCCCACCTTATCAACAGGGGCGAAGTGCCCTCGCTGGAATCCAGCAAGGACCGTCTTTCAGATTTTTATTTTATCCATCAAAACGATCCTGAAAAAGCCGCCGATCTTATGGTGGACCTTGTGCGCAACCACATTCCGCGCCGCTTTGGCTTTGATGCCGTAAACGACATTCAGGTGCTCACCCCCATGCACAAAGGGGCTGTGGGTGCGGGCCAGATGAATGCCCGCCTTCAGGAAGCCCTGAATCCCAACGGTCTTGAAGTGCGGCGGGGAGACCGTGCCTTTCGCCTGCATGACAAGGTCATGCAGATTCGCAACAACTACGACAAGGACGTTTTTAACGGAGACATGGGACGCATCAGCTTTCTGGATCTTACTGACCGCACCCTCAGCGTCACCTTTGACGACCGCGTTGTGCCCTACGAATTTGACGAACTGGACGAGCTGGCCCCGGCCTATGCCATATCCATCCACAAGTCTCAGGGGTCGGAGTATCCCGCCGTGGTTATTCCCATCATGATGCAGCACTATATGCTGCTCCAGCGCAATCTCATCTATACGGGTGCTACACGCGGGAAAAAACTGGTCATTTTGGTGGGCGAATCCCGCGCTCTGCACATGGCCGTCAAGAACAACAAAACCCGCAAGCGCTATACACGGCTGGCGGAGCGCCTGCGCCCCTGCTAA
- the ribB gene encoding 3,4-dihydroxy-2-butanone-4-phosphate synthase, giving the protein MHQSTLSLNSFGNSEERVHRALASLRAGGGVLVVDDEDRENEGDLIFPAQTITEPQMAMLIRHCSGIVCLCLTDEHTRRLDLPMMTDNNTNTQQTAFTITIEAATGVTTGVSAADRVATIRAAVADNACPADLRRPGHVFPLRAKPGGVLERRGHTEATVDLMRMAGHAPCGVLCELTMDDGSMARLPQVAAFAMAHNMPLCSVEDLVAWRLSLADEKMAISA; this is encoded by the coding sequence ATGCATCAGTCTACACTTTCCCTCAATTCTTTTGGCAATTCCGAAGAACGCGTGCATAGGGCTTTGGCGTCCTTGCGTGCAGGCGGCGGCGTTCTTGTGGTGGATGACGAAGACCGCGAGAATGAGGGGGACCTTATTTTTCCGGCCCAGACCATCACCGAGCCGCAAATGGCCATGCTTATCCGCCATTGCAGCGGGATTGTCTGCCTGTGTCTTACTGACGAGCACACGCGCCGCCTTGATCTGCCTATGATGACAGACAACAACACCAACACCCAGCAGACGGCCTTCACCATTACTATCGAGGCCGCCACTGGCGTGACCACCGGGGTTTCCGCCGCTGACCGAGTTGCCACCATACGGGCGGCAGTGGCCGACAATGCCTGCCCCGCAGACCTGCGCCGTCCCGGCCATGTGTTCCCCTTACGGGCGAAACCCGGAGGGGTATTGGAACGGCGCGGGCATACGGAAGCTACCGTAGACCTTATGCGTATGGCCGGGCATGCCCCCTGCGGCGTACTGTGCGAGCTGACAATGGATGACGGCAGCATGGCCCGCCTGCCACAGGTGGCGGCCTTTGCTATGGCCCATAACATGCCTCTGTGCAGCGTGGAAGATCTTGTGGCCTGGCGGTTGAGCCTGGCGGATGAGAAAATGGCTATATCAGCCTAA
- the amrA gene encoding AmmeMemoRadiSam system protein A, whose amino-acid sequence MGISFNLTDGEKNYLSRLARMSIEAGLVGKMVDVVPAPPEAMVRPQSPLRRHLGAFVTISIEGALRGCIGSIVGQEPLYLNIWRMAASAAFSDPRFPPLTIDEWRNNVELAISVLDELTVCPDPEAVEVGRHGLVLQYQNRSGVFLPQVPVEQGWNREAYLENLCFKTGLPKGSWQQAGARLFWFEALVFPA is encoded by the coding sequence ATGGGAATTTCATTTAATCTCACGGATGGAGAAAAAAATTATCTGAGCCGTTTGGCTCGCATGTCCATTGAGGCGGGTCTTGTGGGCAAGATGGTGGACGTCGTTCCCGCCCCGCCAGAAGCAATGGTCAGGCCGCAAAGTCCACTGCGGCGGCATTTGGGAGCTTTCGTAACCATTTCAATTGAGGGTGCATTGCGCGGCTGCATTGGCAGCATTGTGGGGCAGGAGCCGCTGTATTTGAATATCTGGCGCATGGCCGCCTCTGCCGCGTTCAGTGATCCGCGATTCCCGCCACTGACGATTGACGAGTGGCGTAATAACGTAGAGCTGGCTATCTCCGTGCTTGATGAGTTGACGGTCTGCCCAGACCCCGAGGCTGTGGAAGTGGGACGGCATGGCCTTGTGCTCCAATATCAGAATCGAAGCGGTGTCTTCTTGCCACAGGTTCCTGTTGAGCAAGGCTGGAACCGCGAGGCCTATCTTGAGAATCTCTGCTTCAAGACAGGGCTGCCCAAGGGCAGCTGGCAGCAAGCCGGCGCGCGCCTGTTCTGGTTTGAAGCTCTGGTTTTTCCGGCATAA
- a CDS encoding dissimilatory sulfite reductase D family protein codes for MADDKDIVVEFLNSKSASKSKFYFKDFTDLFPDKGPRDVKKILTKLVNEEVLEFWSSGSTTMYGLKGAGKQSHAEGED; via the coding sequence ATGGCTGACGACAAAGACATTGTTGTTGAATTTCTGAACAGCAAATCCGCCTCCAAGTCGAAGTTCTATTTCAAGGACTTCACCGACCTGTTCCCCGACAAAGGCCCCCGCGACGTGAAGAAAATCCTCACCAAGCTGGTCAACGAAGAAGTGCTGGAATTCTGGTCTTCCGGTTCCACCACCATGTACGGCCTCAAGGGTGCGGGCAAGCAGTCCCACGCTGAGGGCGAAGACTAG
- the dsrB gene encoding dissimilatory-type sulfite reductase subunit beta, whose product MAFISSGYNPAKPMEGRITDIGPHKYDEYFPSVIKKNFGKWLYHEILEPGVLMHVAESGDKCYTVRVGGTRTMSITLIRELCDIADKYCEGSLRWTTRNNIEFMVDSEEGMKALRDDLNSRKFDGGSFKFPVGGTGAGISNMVHTQGWVHCHTPATDASGPVKAVMDAVFEDFKSMRMPAPVRIALACCINMCGAVHCSDIGLVGIHRKPPMIDHEWADQLCEIPLAVSACPTAAVRPTKVELNGQKVNSIAIKEDRCMYCGNCYTMCPALPISDGEGDGVAIMVGGKVSNRISMPKFSKVVVGYIPNEPPRWPSLTKTVKHIVEVYAANANKYERLGDWAERIGWESFFKLTGLEFTHHLIDDFRDPAYYTWRQSTQFKF is encoded by the coding sequence ATGGCTTTTATTTCTTCCGGGTACAATCCCGCCAAACCGATGGAAGGCCGTATTACTGACATCGGCCCCCACAAGTATGATGAATACTTCCCCTCGGTTATTAAAAAGAACTTCGGCAAGTGGCTCTATCATGAAATTCTTGAGCCCGGCGTGCTCATGCACGTGGCCGAAAGCGGCGACAAGTGCTACACCGTCCGCGTGGGTGGTACTCGTACCATGTCCATCACGCTGATTCGTGAACTGTGCGACATCGCCGACAAGTATTGCGAAGGCAGCCTTCGCTGGACCACCCGTAACAACATTGAATTCATGGTCGACAGCGAAGAAGGCATGAAAGCCCTGCGCGACGACCTGAACAGCCGCAAGTTTGACGGCGGTTCGTTCAAGTTCCCTGTGGGCGGCACCGGCGCTGGCATCAGCAACATGGTGCACACCCAGGGTTGGGTGCACTGCCACACGCCCGCCACCGACGCCTCCGGCCCGGTCAAGGCTGTGATGGACGCCGTGTTTGAAGACTTCAAGTCCATGCGTATGCCCGCTCCTGTGCGCATCGCCCTGGCTTGCTGCATCAACATGTGCGGTGCCGTGCACTGCTCCGACATCGGCCTTGTGGGTATCCACCGCAAGCCCCCCATGATCGACCACGAATGGGCTGACCAGCTGTGCGAAATTCCCCTGGCCGTGTCTGCTTGCCCCACTGCCGCCGTGCGTCCCACCAAGGTGGAACTCAACGGGCAGAAGGTGAACTCCATCGCCATCAAGGAAGACCGCTGCATGTACTGCGGTAACTGCTACACCATGTGCCCTGCGCTGCCCATTTCGGACGGCGAAGGCGACGGCGTTGCCATCATGGTTGGCGGCAAGGTTTCCAACCGCATCAGCATGCCCAAGTTCTCCAAGGTCGTTGTGGGTTACATCCCCAACGAACCGCCCCGCTGGCCTTCGCTGACCAAGACCGTGAAGCACATCGTTGAAGTGTACGCGGCCAACGCCAACAAGTATGAACGCCTGGGCGACTGGGCTGAACGCATCGGTTGGGAAAGCTTCTTCAAGCTGACCGGCCTTGAGTTCACCCACCACCTTATCGACGACTTCCGTGATCCCGCCTACTACACCTGGCGCCAGAGCACGCAGTTCAAGTTCTAG
- the dsrA gene encoding dissimilatory-type sulfite reductase subunit alpha encodes MAKHATPLLDQLESGPWPSFVSDIKQEAAVRAKNPRGIDYQIPVDCPEDLLGVLELSYNDKETHWKHGGIVGVFGYGGGVIGRYCDQPEMFPGVAHFHTMRVAQPAGKFYNSKFLRDLCDIWDMRGSGLTNMHGSTGDIVLLGTQTAQLEEIFFELTHNMNVDLGGSGSNLRTPEACLGQSRCEYACYNTQDMCYQLTMDYQDELHRPAFPYKFKFKFDGCPNGCVCAMARSDFAVVGTWKDDIKIDQEAVKAYVAGEFAPNAGAHSGRDWGKFDLQKEVVDRCPSQCMKWDGSKLSIKTADCVRCMHCINTMPRALHIGDERGASILVGAKAPVVDGAQMGSLLVPFVSCEAPYDDVKEVIEKIWDWWMEEGKNRERVGETMKRLSFQKLLEVTDTPAAAYHVKEPRSNPYIFFKEEEVTGGWNRDLAAYRKRHQR; translated from the coding sequence ATGGCGAAACATGCAACCCCCCTGTTGGACCAGCTGGAAAGCGGCCCCTGGCCGAGCTTTGTGTCCGACATCAAGCAGGAAGCGGCTGTTAGGGCCAAGAATCCTAGGGGTATCGATTATCAGATCCCTGTGGATTGCCCTGAAGACCTGCTGGGTGTGCTTGAACTTTCCTATAATGATAAGGAAACCCACTGGAAGCACGGCGGTATCGTTGGCGTGTTCGGTTACGGCGGCGGCGTTATCGGCCGTTACTGCGACCAGCCCGAAATGTTCCCCGGCGTTGCTCACTTCCACACCATGCGTGTGGCCCAGCCTGCGGGCAAGTTCTACAACAGCAAGTTCCTGCGCGACCTGTGCGACATTTGGGACATGCGCGGTTCCGGTCTGACCAACATGCACGGCTCCACTGGCGACATCGTGCTTCTTGGCACCCAGACCGCCCAGCTCGAAGAAATCTTCTTCGAACTGACCCACAACATGAACGTGGACCTTGGTGGCTCCGGCTCCAACCTGCGTACTCCTGAAGCCTGTCTTGGCCAGTCCCGCTGCGAATATGCCTGCTACAACACGCAGGACATGTGCTACCAGCTGACCATGGACTATCAGGACGAACTGCACCGTCCCGCCTTCCCCTACAAGTTCAAGTTCAAGTTCGACGGCTGCCCCAACGGTTGCGTGTGCGCCATGGCGCGTTCCGACTTCGCCGTTGTCGGTACCTGGAAGGACGACATCAAAATCGACCAGGAAGCCGTGAAGGCTTACGTGGCCGGTGAATTCGCTCCCAACGCCGGTGCTCACTCCGGTCGTGACTGGGGCAAGTTCGACCTGCAGAAAGAAGTGGTGGACCGCTGCCCCTCCCAGTGCATGAAGTGGGACGGCTCCAAGCTCTCCATCAAGACCGCTGACTGCGTGCGCTGCATGCACTGCATCAACACCATGCCCCGCGCTCTGCACATTGGTGACGAACGCGGCGCCAGCATCCTCGTGGGCGCCAAGGCTCCCGTGGTTGACGGCGCGCAGATGGGTTCGCTGCTCGTGCCCTTCGTCTCCTGTGAAGCTCCCTACGACGACGTCAAAGAAGTCATCGAAAAGATTTGGGACTGGTGGATGGAAGAAGGCAAGAACCGCGAACGCGTGGGCGAAACCATGAAGCGTCTGTCCTTCCAGAAGCTGCTGGAAGTCACCGACACTCCTGCTGCCGCTTACCACGTCAAGGAACCCCGTTCCAATCCGTACATCTTCTTCAAGGAAGAAGAAGTCACCGGTGGTTGGAACCGCGACCTCGCCGCTTACCGCAAACGCCATCAACGCTAG
- a CDS encoding septal ring lytic transglycosylase RlpA family protein, translating to MTPALRLLRNCLLLALCTLLLVGCGSRGGGSWRKGGVTGTKPYTVRGKTYYPLKSAHGFVEVGEASWYGPGFHGKTTANGERYNQYAMTAAHKLLPLGTKVRVTHMSNGRSIIVRINDRGPFVGDRIIDLSRAAATQLNIIGPGTGRVRVQSLGGVPQMRNDGDIAGSYYVQVGAFANKDNADRLARDLDRAGHKSRMHFGSNNMWNVQAGPWPDSFGAQKQLEIFSILYPGAFVVGD from the coding sequence GTGACCCCCGCCCTCCGCTTGCTGCGGAACTGCCTTTTACTCGCACTCTGTACCCTGCTGCTGGTCGGGTGCGGCTCCCGAGGGGGCGGCTCATGGCGCAAAGGCGGCGTCACCGGCACCAAACCTTACACGGTACGCGGTAAAACCTACTATCCGCTCAAATCTGCCCACGGCTTTGTTGAAGTGGGCGAAGCCTCCTGGTATGGACCGGGCTTTCACGGCAAAACCACTGCCAATGGCGAACGTTACAACCAGTACGCTATGACGGCGGCCCACAAGCTGTTGCCCCTGGGCACCAAGGTACGCGTCACCCATATGAGCAACGGCCGCAGCATCATTGTGCGCATCAACGACCGAGGTCCCTTTGTGGGCGACCGCATTATCGACCTTTCACGCGCTGCCGCCACCCAGTTGAATATTATCGGGCCAGGCACGGGCCGGGTGCGCGTGCAAAGCCTCGGTGGCGTGCCACAGATGCGCAACGATGGCGACATTGCCGGGTCCTACTATGTTCAGGTAGGCGCTTTCGCCAACAAGGACAATGCCGACAGACTCGCGCGCGATCTGGACAGGGCCGGACACAAGAGCCGCATGCACTTTGGCAGCAACAATATGTGGAACGTTCAGGCGGGGCCATGGCCTGATTCCTTTGGAGCTCAAAAACAGCTTGAGATCTTCTCCATTCTTTACCCCGGAGCCTTTGTGGTGGGTGACTAG
- the prfA gene encoding peptide chain release factor 1, translated as MFAKLEGLEKKYLELEDALAQPDVFNDQDHYRKLTKAHADLRDVVDLFRRYRSVSEELAENKLLLHDDDPEMRAMAQEEVQKAEEKLPELELELKVMLLPSDPLDEKNTILEIRAGTGGEEAALFAADLFRMYTRFAELKGWKVELMSESLSESGGFKEVICLIAGDRVYSHLKYEAGTHRVQRVPATETQGRIHTSAATVAVMPEAEEVDVEIRPDDLRIDIYRASGAGGQHVNKTESAVRITHLPTNTVVTCQDERSQHKNKARAMKVLASRILAAERERQNSELSADRKAQVGSGDRSERIRTYNFPQGRCTDHRINLTLYSLDRIMEGEIQSLVEALGTAAQAEALRAQNTD; from the coding sequence ATGTTCGCCAAATTAGAAGGCCTGGAAAAAAAGTATCTGGAGCTTGAGGATGCCCTCGCCCAGCCCGATGTTTTCAACGACCAGGATCATTACCGCAAGCTGACCAAGGCCCACGCCGATCTGCGCGACGTGGTGGATCTTTTTCGCCGTTACCGTTCCGTGAGTGAAGAGCTGGCCGAAAACAAGCTGCTGCTGCATGACGACGACCCCGAAATGCGCGCTATGGCACAGGAAGAAGTGCAGAAGGCCGAGGAAAAACTGCCGGAGCTTGAGCTTGAGCTCAAGGTCATGCTGTTGCCTTCCGACCCGCTTGACGAAAAGAACACCATTCTGGAAATCCGGGCTGGCACTGGCGGCGAAGAAGCTGCCCTTTTTGCCGCCGATCTCTTCCGCATGTATACGCGTTTTGCCGAGCTCAAGGGCTGGAAAGTGGAATTGATGAGTGAATCCCTCTCGGAATCCGGGGGCTTCAAGGAAGTCATCTGCCTTATCGCTGGCGACCGCGTATACAGTCACCTCAAGTACGAGGCCGGAACCCACCGCGTGCAGCGCGTGCCCGCCACCGAGACGCAGGGGCGCATCCATACCTCTGCCGCCACTGTGGCCGTCATGCCCGAAGCTGAAGAAGTGGACGTTGAAATCCGCCCCGACGACCTGCGAATAGATATTTACCGCGCCTCGGGAGCAGGCGGCCAGCACGTCAACAAGACGGAATCGGCCGTGCGCATTACCCACCTGCCCACCAACACCGTGGTTACCTGCCAGGACGAACGCTCGCAGCACAAGAACAAGGCCCGCGCCATGAAGGTGCTTGCCTCGCGTATTCTGGCCGCCGAGCGTGAACGCCAGAACTCGGAACTGTCGGCAGACCGCAAGGCGCAGGTTGGTTCAGGTGACCGTTCGGAACGCATCCGCACCTACAACTTTCCGCAGGGGCGCTGCACAGACCATCGCATCAACCTTACCCTGTATTCTCTGGACAGGATTATGGAAGGCGAAATTCAGTCTTTGGTGGAAGCGTTGGGCACGGCCGCTCAGGCCGAAGCACTCAGGGCGCAGAACACAGACTAA
- a CDS encoding DUF1385 domain-containing protein: MEGVMMRNGDTYGLAVRQADGEIIARRLPWFSLLRYDWLKKPFLRGFPILLETLVNGIKALNRSVEVVAQGQEEEISGWHLVVTMLAALLMAIGLFVVVPHLLSLGMLWLNLGGDVEGLTFHLWDGFFKCCIFMGYIKAISYVPDIRRVFQYHGAEHKTIHAFESGDEVTAASAARMSRLHPRCGTTFLLFVICISIILHAVLVPALLALHTPQGAVAKHALTIFFKLLLMVPISALAYELIRYAARLPQGPLASILRAPGLALQKLTTYEPDESQLEVAVVALREALGPEAGENVRTVPYTAQ, translated from the coding sequence ATGGAAGGCGTGATGATGCGCAACGGCGATACCTACGGTCTTGCCGTACGCCAGGCCGACGGGGAGATTATTGCCCGTCGTCTGCCCTGGTTTTCTCTGTTGCGTTATGACTGGCTGAAAAAGCCTTTCCTGCGGGGCTTTCCTATTCTGCTGGAAACGCTCGTCAACGGCATCAAGGCGCTTAACCGCTCGGTAGAGGTGGTGGCTCAAGGGCAGGAAGAGGAAATCTCTGGCTGGCATCTGGTAGTAACCATGCTGGCAGCCCTGCTTATGGCCATCGGCCTTTTCGTGGTGGTGCCGCACCTGTTGTCCCTGGGTATGCTGTGGCTGAACCTGGGCGGCGACGTGGAAGGGCTGACCTTTCATCTGTGGGACGGCTTTTTCAAGTGCTGCATCTTTATGGGGTACATAAAAGCCATCTCTTATGTTCCTGACATCCGCAGGGTTTTTCAGTACCACGGGGCAGAGCACAAGACCATTCACGCTTTCGAGTCCGGCGACGAGGTAACTGCGGCAAGCGCTGCGCGCATGAGCCGCCTGCATCCGCGTTGCGGCACCACGTTTTTGCTCTTTGTCATCTGCATATCCATTATTTTGCACGCGGTGCTGGTGCCTGCGCTGCTGGCCCTGCACACGCCGCAAGGCGCTGTGGCAAAGCACGCCCTGACCATCTTTTTCAAGCTGCTGCTTATGGTGCCCATCAGTGCTTTGGCTTACGAGCTTATCCGCTATGCGGCGCGCCTGCCCCAGGGGCCGCTTGCCAGCATTCTGCGCGCGCCAGGCCTGGCCCTGCAAAAGCTGACCACCTATGAGCCGGACGAAAGCCAGCTTGAAGTGGCGGTAGTGGCCCTGCGTGAAGCTTTGGGGCCCGAGGCCGGAGAAAATGTACGCACGGTGCCCTACACCGCGCAGTAA
- the rpmE gene encoding 50S ribosomal protein L31: MKKDIHPKVFNATITCACGNEETVLSTKGEQVSVEVCSACHPFYTGKQRFLDTAGRIDRFRKKYAKFEPK; the protein is encoded by the coding sequence ATGAAGAAAGATATCCATCCCAAAGTGTTCAATGCCACCATCACCTGCGCTTGCGGCAACGAAGAAACCGTGCTCTCCACCAAGGGTGAGCAGGTAAGCGTGGAAGTATGTTCCGCTTGCCATCCTTTCTACACCGGCAAGCAGCGCTTCCTTGATACGGCTGGCCGTATTGACCGCTTCCGTAAAAAGTACGCCAAGTTTGAGCCTAAATAG
- a CDS encoding TlyA family RNA methyltransferase: MAKNPRQRADQLVFEQGLAASREQARRLIMAGKIILAECVPGAPPQLVPKPGHPYPADTAFALLEPEPYVSRGAYKLITILDQFKLNVTGFVCLDAGASTGGFTDCLLQRGAARVYAVDVGRNQLHEKLRADTRVVNLEGVNLRHAEAELIPEQVDMVVADVSFISLTLVLPACMTWLKPGGIVATLIKPQFELGPGETVKGVVRDEEARQRAVDKILAFTEANLGLNCRGVLPAAIKGPKGNQEYMALFERNVAG, translated from the coding sequence ATGGCAAAAAACCCACGACAACGCGCAGACCAACTTGTTTTTGAGCAAGGCCTTGCCGCGAGCCGCGAGCAGGCACGCCGCCTTATCATGGCGGGCAAAATCATTCTTGCGGAATGCGTGCCCGGCGCACCGCCCCAGCTTGTGCCCAAACCCGGGCATCCCTATCCGGCAGACACGGCCTTTGCCCTGCTGGAGCCGGAACCCTATGTGAGCCGGGGGGCCTACAAGCTGATTACCATTCTCGACCAGTTCAAACTGAACGTGACAGGCTTTGTTTGCCTGGACGCCGGCGCGTCCACTGGCGGCTTTACCGACTGCCTGCTGCAACGCGGAGCCGCCCGTGTTTATGCGGTGGACGTGGGCCGCAACCAGTTGCACGAAAAACTCCGGGCCGACACCCGCGTTGTCAACCTTGAAGGCGTCAACCTGCGCCATGCAGAAGCCGAACTTATTCCCGAACAGGTAGACATGGTGGTGGCCGACGTTTCCTTTATCTCTCTTACTCTGGTGCTGCCAGCCTGCATGACGTGGCTCAAGCCCGGCGGCATTGTGGCTACCCTCATCAAGCCCCAGTTCGAGCTGGGACCGGGCGAGACGGTCAAGGGCGTCGTGCGCGATGAAGAAGCGCGGCAAAGGGCGGTCGACAAAATACTGGCCTTTACCGAGGCAAACCTTGGCTTGAACTGCCGTGGAGTGCTGCCCGCCGCCATCAAAGGGCCCAAGGGCAATCAGGAATATATGGCACTTTTTGAACGGAACGTGGCTGGTTAG